From Erigeron canadensis isolate Cc75 chromosome 8, C_canadensis_v1, whole genome shotgun sequence, one genomic window encodes:
- the LOC122580048 gene encoding glucan endo-1,3-beta-glucosidase 13-like, translated as MLKMAILLAPLFLLCVSVAGQEMLQILSLNNQDSHTLGVSVDQEKVNEVSTSILMAEKWLKTHVLSHYPSINITSIVVSNNLLCDENEKDSKKNVSSLVLFAMNNIYHSLIRWGLEKNIKVSIFLTPKCLQKPYLENIFIFLKNINSTYTIKNVQKTNPTRKLSFTVRSSEISYSIPSDAASAPLPPLIGVISPSPPPETQPPMVNAAPPHYGLSLPPCNPYHNSHHGGATAAAPVVGNAGGIAAPPLGREKLWCVAKPSVPAEQLQEAMDYACGDGGVDCGPISPTGNCYFPATIVSHASYAFNSYWQKNKKKGGTCSFGGTAMLISSDPSFLHCHFIVA; from the exons ATGTTGAAAATGGCTATTCTCTTAGCCCCTCTGTTCCTCCTTTGTGTTTCTG TTGCAGGTCAAGAAATGTTACAAATTTTAAGTCTCAACAACCAAGATTCACATACGCTAGGTGTATCCGTTGACCAAGAAAAGGTCAATGAAGTCTCAACTAGTATTTTAATGGCAGAAAAATGGCTTAAAACACATGTGTTATCTCACTACCCTTCCATAAACATAACATCTATTGTTGTATCCAACAATCTTTTatgtgatgaaaatgaaaaagattctaaaaaaaatgtttcaagtTTAGTCCTTTTTGCAATGAACAACATTTATCATTCTCTTATAAGATGGGGTCTTGAAAAAAACATTAaagtttcaatatttttaaCACCCAAATGCTTACAAAAACCATatcttgaaaatatttttattttcttgaaaaatattaACTCAACTTACACTAtcaaaaatgttcaaaaaacAAACCCCACAAGAAAACTATCTTTCACCGTACGGTCATCGGAGATAAGTTACTCTATCCCTTCCGACGCCGCCAGCGCCCCACTTCCGCCGCTCATCGGAGTAATATCACCATCACCGCCGCCGGAGACACAACCACCGATGGTCAACGCTGCACCACCGCATTATGGTTTATCTTTACCACCCTGCAATCCATATCATAATTCTCATCACGGTGGCGCAACGGCGGCGGCGCCGGTTGTGGGTAATGCCGGAGGGATTGCGGCGCCGCCACTTGGGCGTGAAAAACTGTGGTGTGTGGCTAAACCAAGTGTCCCGGCTGAGCAGCTGCAAGAAGCTATGGATTATGCTTGTGGTGACGGTGGTGTTGACTGTGGTCCGATTAGTCCCACCGGAAATTGCTATTTTCCGGCGACAATTGTTTCTCATGCCTCCTATGCTTTTAATAGTTATTggcagaaaaataaaaagaaaggtGGTACTTGTTCTTTTGGTGGGACTGCTATGCTGATTAGTTCTGACCCAA GTTTTCTTCACTGCCATTTCATTGTTGCATAG